The DNA window TTTTCGGTTGCGCCCGATTTAACCCAAATCCGGACCGTGTTCCCATTATCATTTACGGTCATCATTTCCTCTAAACCAGACGATTTGACATATTGACCCACAGTAACCTGCATATCGGATGAAATTTTTGCATTGGAAGTGGTATATACTTTTAGATTGTCTAATTTTTTAATCAATGCCAAATATTGCTGTGTTTCGGGATCATTGCTATCGACCTTGACATTGCCCATCATTTGAAACATTTTCTTATTGACCAAAATAGAACTAACTCCTTCTTGTTTCGCATATTTATCCAAAACAGATTGGGCCGTTAGGAGAATAGAAACTATAGAGAAAACCAATGTTAATATAATTTTTTTCATAATTTGAAGTTAATGTATATACTGTAAAAACTGTACCTTTAAAAATTAAAACAAAGCTTGTGCCAATTTAGTGTATAAATGTAGAAATATAATTTTTAAACTAAGTTGGAATAACTTTTGATAAAGATATAAATAATTGAACAACTATTTTTCACCATAAATCAAAACCACCCTATGAAACCAATTTTCAAATACTTTTTATTAGTTGTTTTTGCAGCCATTGTCTTTGTAAGCTGCCAAAATGAGGATCAAGATGATGTTGCTCCGCCAATGAATATTGAAGTTCAAAATTTTGTTTGGAAAGGACTCAACCTCTATTATTTATGGCAAGCCGATGTGCCAAATTTATCTGATACCAAATTTAAAAATCAAGCCGAACTAAATTCATTCCTTTCTGGTTATCCAAAACCTGAAGACTTGTTTGAATCCTTGAGAGTAGACAAAACCATCGATAGATTCAGTTGGATTGTCGATGACTATTTAGAACTCGAAGGCCAACTTCAAGGCACAACAAATAACAACGGAGTAGAATTTGGTTTAAGTTTAAAAGCTTCCGGCTCGACCGACGTAGTTGGCTGGGTTCGTTATATTATTCCCAATTCAGATGCTTCAACAAAAAATATCAAACGAGGCGATATATTTTACGCTGTCAATGGCACGCAACTAACCACCTCTAATTATCAAAGTCTTTTATTCGGCTCCAATAATGACTATACTTTAAATATGGCAGACATTAGCGCCGGCGCGATTGTACCTAACGGAAAAACCGTGGCTTTGACCAAAACGGTCCTAGATGAAAACCCTATTTTGGTCAATACAGTGATCACTTCGGGGGCTAAAAAAATTGGATATCTAATGTATAATGGCTTTTACTCCAACTATGACAACAAGCTTAATGATGCTTTTGGAACATTGAAAACCCAAGGAATAACAGATTTAGTATTGGATTTAAGATACAACGGTGGTGGTTCTGTGCAAACCGCAGCACGATTGGCAAGTATGATTACAGGATCCTACACCGGACAAGTGTTTGCAAAACAACAATGGAACGCCAAAATAGAATCGTATTATGCTGCTAACGATCCCGAATCATTGAAAAATTATTTTGTCGACAAAATTGGCACCACACCAATCAATAGTTTGAATATGACAAAAGTTTATATTTTGACCTCAAAAAACACAGCCTCGGCGAGCGAATTAGTAATCAACGGATTAAAACCCTATATCAATGTAGTTCAGATAGGCGATGTAACTGTGGGTAAAAACGTAGGATCTGTTACTTTGTACGATTCACCAACCTTTGGCAAAGACAAAAGAAACCCTAACCACCGCTACGCAATGCAACCTCTTACACTGAAGATTGTCAACAAAGACGGTTTTGGTGATTATCAAAGCGGGTTAACTCCTACCTTTCAAAAAGCGGAATCGGTAAGCAATTTAGGTGTTTTAGGAACCTCGACCGAGCCCTTGTTAAACTTAGCTATTGGGAAAATTACCGGAACTGCTAAGATTTCAAAAAGTACTCCTGAAATGGATTTCGAATTCTTCAGCGATAGTAAATCAGCCAACGGTATGCGAAATCAGATGTACCTTGAAAAAGCACCAGAAGGCTTGATGAAAGCTCTAGAATAATAACAATTATCACACAAGAAAAGAGGCTATCGCATCAATCGTGCAATAGCCTCTTTTTATTTTATTGTTGAACTCCTTTCAGAATATGGTTCCTCAAATAGTCAAATCTCAAGTACTTCTTCTATTTTTGAAACTTTCACTTCATTATAAAAAATACATCTTGAAAACTTCCGCGCAGTACTTAATTTAGGCTATTTGTTTAGTTAAAATAAAATCCGGCAGGGATAATTCCCACAGTGTACTCTTTTTCTAAAGCTCCAGTTGACGAATAAATAAAAACCTTTCCATTGGAACTGTAATTCCCAGCATCGCCCACATAGATTTTGTTATTGTGCACCGCAAAACTATACACACCATACACACCTTGTGGAGTTGTAGTAAACAAGGGCGTTGTAGGTAAAGAAGTCGCAGACAAGGTTGATTTATATACATCTGAACCAACGGTGTAAAAAACATTCGAATCGACAATATCCAAATTGGAAGGATGTGTTTTTGCTGCGAAATTTAGGGCATTAGCAACTGTATTAGTAGAAATATTAAATTTAACCAAACTACCGGCGGTTTCAGTTGGCGCATAACTTGGTTTCCCGCCACAAATCACATACAACGACCCATTGCTAATTTCTAAAGAATTCGGAACATCACCCACGGAAACTTTAGCCGATACCGCATTGGTAGCGCCATCAATTACTGAAATAGAATTGCCATAACCATATCCACCTTGATGAGCAACATATAATTTATTGTTGTTGGCAATTATTCTTTCGGGACCTTCGACCACAGCAATTTTAGATGAAACCGTGTAGTTCGACAGATTTAAAACAGCAATAAAATCATCGGATACATTGCCGCCGTCGCCCCAATTGGTTACAAATCCCTTTCCATTCGAAAAGGCTACATATCTCGGATTATCCAGCCCTGTTGCAATAGTAGCCACGT is part of the Flavobacterium nackdongense genome and encodes:
- a CDS encoding YncE family protein, translated to MKFSKLVLVAFVSSVFFVSCTDNDDSKETPLGDYDNGALILNQGGFLKGNASVSYLSDDLLVQQNNIFSLVNPTITLGDTAQDIGFNGDLAFIVLNVSNKIEVVNRYTMKHVATIATGLDNPRYVAFSNGKGFVTNWGDGGNVSDDFIAVLNLSNYTVSSKIAVVEGPERIIANNNKLYVAHQGGYGYGNSISVIDGATNAVSAKVSVGDVPNSLEISNGSLYVICGGKPSYAPTETAGSLVKFNISTNTVANALNFAAKTHPSNLDIVDSNVFYTVGSDVYKSTLSATSLPTTPLFTTTPQGVYGVYSFAVHNNKIYVGDAGNYSSNGKVFIYSSTGALEKEYTVGIIPAGFYFN
- a CDS encoding DUF4252 domain-containing protein, with the protein product MKKIILTLVFSIVSILLTAQSVLDKYAKQEGVSSILVNKKMFQMMGNVKVDSNDPETQQYLALIKKLDNLKVYTTSNAKISSDMQVTVGQYVKSSGLEEMMTVNDNGNTVRIWVKSGATENEIKELLMFNDEPNAKNETILMSLTGNFDLNEIAVLTDKMKIPGGDDLKKATKGK
- a CDS encoding S41 family peptidase, with the protein product MKPIFKYFLLVVFAAIVFVSCQNEDQDDVAPPMNIEVQNFVWKGLNLYYLWQADVPNLSDTKFKNQAELNSFLSGYPKPEDLFESLRVDKTIDRFSWIVDDYLELEGQLQGTTNNNGVEFGLSLKASGSTDVVGWVRYIIPNSDASTKNIKRGDIFYAVNGTQLTTSNYQSLLFGSNNDYTLNMADISAGAIVPNGKTVALTKTVLDENPILVNTVITSGAKKIGYLMYNGFYSNYDNKLNDAFGTLKTQGITDLVLDLRYNGGGSVQTAARLASMITGSYTGQVFAKQQWNAKIESYYAANDPESLKNYFVDKIGTTPINSLNMTKVYILTSKNTASASELVINGLKPYINVVQIGDVTVGKNVGSVTLYDSPTFGKDKRNPNHRYAMQPLTLKIVNKDGFGDYQSGLTPTFQKAESVSNLGVLGTSTEPLLNLAIGKITGTAKISKSTPEMDFEFFSDSKSANGMRNQMYLEKAPEGLMKALE